In the genome of Stegostoma tigrinum isolate sSteTig4 chromosome 29, sSteTig4.hap1, whole genome shotgun sequence, one region contains:
- the gpsm1b gene encoding G-protein-signaling modulator 1b isoform X12, with protein sequence MNVARFSPEKKVNRDTSDEECFFDLLSRFQSNRMDDQRCTFEERQNGTAGSTSPPVSPLRDRISQASLIASPQTEEFFDLIASSQSRRLDDQRASVGNLPGLRITHNNSQMVMGHLRPDGDPQEPGDEFFNMLMKCQSSRIDDQRCAPPSPGPRGPTVPDEDFFSLIQRVQAKRMDEQRVDLPSNREGLEQTRPSSS encoded by the exons AAAGTAAACAGAGATACTTCAGATGAAGAATGCTTCTTTGATCTACTGAGCCGTTTCCAAAGTAATCGTATGGATGATCAGCGTTGTACATTTGAAGAACGTCAAAATGGCACGGCAGGGAGTACATCACCCCCTGTGTCTCCCCTGCGGGACAGAATAT CTCAGGCTTCACTGATTGCATCCCCACAGACAGAGGAATTTTTTGACTTGATAGCCAGTTCTCAGAGCCGCAGGTTAGACGATCAGCGAGCCAGCGTGGGCAACTTGCCTGGACTGAGGATCACGCATAACAACAGCCAGATGGTGATGGGACATCTGCGACCTGATGGAGATCCTCAGGAACCCGGAGATGAATTTTTCAACATGTTAATGAAATGTCAG TCATCCAGGATAGACGATCAGAGATGTGCCCCTCCCAGCCCAGGGCCAAGAGGACCCACTGTCCCTGATGAGGACTTCTTTAGCCTAATCCAGCGAGTGCAAGCCAAGCGCATGGATGAGCAGCGTGTCGACCTTCCTTCGAACCGTGAAGGTCTGGAACAGACCAGACCAAGTTCCAGCTGA